From the Limanda limanda chromosome 2, fLimLim1.1, whole genome shotgun sequence genome, one window contains:
- the alkbh5 gene encoding RNA demethylase ALKBH5 — translation MASGGYSDLRQKLKSMPPHRDEGKTSKYVDGTSNGSGKGRKREYRESDGDEAEHGEDSAELREQEARRVSSSILQEDAFTPEECALIEGKIDEVVAQGEAGLYREHTVDRAPLRNKYFFGEGYTYGAQLEKRGPGQERLYRKGEVDDIPGWVDELVIKRLVANGVIPEGFVNSAVINDYQPGGCIVSHVDPLHIFARPIVSVSFFSDSALCFGCRFQFKPIRVSEPVFVLPVRRGSVTVLSGYAADDITHCIRPQDIKERRAVIILRKTRADAPRVDCDSPLSSPPVERPAPLKAKRSHRRARPDAAHRPRVLEMDKEENRHPSFSRQRRRSGSSETYWRRGQDSDKHRESSGRKVKMRRH, via the exons TCCGCACCGGGACGAGGGCAAGACTAGTAAATACGTGGACGGGACGAGCAATGGAAGTGGGAAGGGGCGGAAGCGCGAGTACCGGGAGTCCGACGGGGACGAGGCCGAGCACGGCGAGGACAGCGCGGAGCTCCGGGAGCAGGAGGCCCGTCGGGTGAGCTCCAgcatcctgcaggaggacgcCTTCACCCCGGAGGAGTGCGCCCTCATCGAGGGGAAGATCGACGAGGTGGTGGCCCAGGGGGAGGCCGGGCTCTACCGGGAGCACACCGTGGACCGGGCACCCCTCCGGAACAAGTACTTCTTCGGGGAGGGCTACACGTACGGGGCCCAGCTGGAGAAGCGTGGCCCGGGCCAGGAGAGGCTGTACCGCAAGGGGGAGGTGGACGACATCCCGGGCTGGGTGGACGAGCTGGTGATCAAGCGGCTGGTGGCCAACGGGGTGATCCCGGAAGGGTTTGTCAACAGTGCGGTGATCAATGACTACCAGCCCGGGGGGTGCATCGTGTCCCATGTGGACCCCCTGCACATCTTCGCCCGGCCCATCGTGTCCGTGTCCTTCTTCAGTGACAGCGCCCTGTGCTTCGGCTGCAGGTTCCAGTTCAAACCCATCCGGGTGTCCGAGCCGGTGTTCGTGCTGCCGGTGAGGAGAGGCAGCGTCACGGTGCTCAG tggcTACGCTGCAGACGACATCACCCATTGCATCCGGCCCCAGGACATCAAGGAGCGGCGTGCGGTCATCATCCTCCGAAA gACCAGAGCCGATGCCCCTCGAGTGGACTGCGACAGCCCCTTAAGTTCGCCCCCGGTAGAGAGACCCGCTCCTCTGAAGGCCAAACGCTCTCATCGCAGAGCACGGCCTGATGCTGCACACAG GCCGAGGGTCCTGGAGATGGATAAAGAGGAGAACAGACACCCGTCATTCTCCCGACAGCGACGCCGCAGCGGCAGCTCGGAGACGTACTGGCGCCGCGGCCAGGACTCCGACAAACACCGGGAGAGCTCAGGACGCAAAGTCAAAATGAGACGCCACTGA
- the mief2 gene encoding mitochondrial dynamics protein MID49, protein MNFQGSRRRGEDGIGMVIDFLLSNARLVLGIGGAAVLGIATLAVKRLIERAGRAADDEKVEQKTAESWEELSSASPEMIRKGIEGVVLKHVAKAARQQKDDLNQQPQTSKPESKSKRLQLCVLTLQERLQQYYHARAALTPQEVQRAQALALDICTEIQGFLHSRHPDMPLGEMSLGGSLLDDLQVVTADHVCLLMPLQLEASLWRLVPGEETLITHPLHWMVRRVNLEYFPRGRSYWDRHLVGGYLSAEAVGSTLSKAVLETINWPSISSVMYCLIRPVPGGPDPRLEIRLRDDEGVETSDPPLFISMLPLLRQEDVVLTAQPELTSPWVNAWHLSLHPWETLRLAQLDAADDGRRRHTLKILKAVCRLNPALRALPAAPLANLILHLSDGESDWSESSLHVRFQQCITELIGYLEQGALHSYFKPAVNLLSGLSEDQVDQMGFMLYCAVSEPEILLI, encoded by the exons ATGAACTTCCAGGGTAGTCGGAGGCGAGGAGAGGATGGGATTGGCATGGTGATTGACTTCCTGCTGTCCAATGCTCGGCTGGTTCTGGGAATTGGGGGAGCTGCCGTGCTGGGAATCGCTACACTGGCAGTGAAACGG CTGATAGAGCGAGCAGGCCGCGCCGCCGATGATGAGAAGGTGGAGCAGAAGACGGCTGAGAGCTGGGAGGAGCTGAGCTCGGCTTCACCCGAGATGATCAGGAAGGGCATCGAGGGCGTGGTGTTGAAACATGTTGCCAAGGCAGCGAGACAACAGAAAG ATGACCTGAACCAGCAGCCTCAGACGTCCAAACCCGAGTCCAAGTCCAAGAGGCTCCAGCTGTGTGTCCTCACTCTGCAG GAGCGTCTGCAGCAGTACTATCACGCGAGGGCAGCGCTCACTCCACAGGAGGTCCAGAGAGCTCAGGCTCTGGCTCTGGACATCTGCACGGAGATCCAGGGCTTCCTGCACAGCCGTCACCCCGACATGCCGCTGGGAGAAATGAGTCTCGGAGGTTCTCTGCTGGACGACCTTCAG gTGGTCACTGCAGACCATGTGTGTCTGCTCATGCCGCTGCAGCTGGAAGCTTCTCTGTGGCGGCTCGTCCCGGGGGAGGAGACTCTGATCACACACCCGCTGCACTGGATGGTCCGCCGGGTTAATCTAGAATACTTCCCCAGAGGACGGAGCTACTGGGACAG GCACCTGGTGGGTGGTTACCTGTCTGCAGAAGCTGTTGGGAGCACGTTGAGTAAAGCTGTCCTGGAAACTATTAACTGGCCGTCAATCAGCAGCGTGATGTACTGTCTCATCAGACCAGTACCGGGAGGACCGGACCCGAGGCTGGAGATCCG GCTTCGTGATGACGAGGGAGTGGAGACCAGTGATCCTCCCTTGTTCATCTCCATGCTGCCTCTGCTGAGGCAGGAGGACGTTGTCCTGACTGCCCAGCCCGAGCTCACCTCTCCCTGGGTCAACGCCTGGCACCTGTCGCTCCACCCGTGGGAAACTCTGCGTCTGGCACAACTTGACGCCGCAGACGACGGACGCCGCAGACACACGCTGAAGATCCTGAAGGCGGTGTGCAGACTGAACCCGGCCCTGCGAGCGCTCCCTGCTGCTCCGCTGGCCAATCTCATCCTGCACCTCAGTGACGGGGAAAGCGACTGGAGCGAATCCAGCCTGCATGTAAGATTCCAGCAGTGCATCACCGAGCTGATTGGCTACCTGGAGCAAGGGGCGTTACACAGCTACTTCAAACCAGCTGTCAATCTGCTGAGCGGCTTGTCCGAGGACCAGGTGGACCAGATGGGCTTCATGCTCTACTGCGCCGTGTCCGAGCCGGAAATCCTGCTCATATGA